In one Thermodesulfobacteriota bacterium genomic region, the following are encoded:
- a CDS encoding 4Fe-4S dicluster domain-containing protein has translation MIYQLNADVRNFGKAISELSDVDIYACYQCGKCTAGCPIVMEMSHTPNQIMKLIQLGLKEEVLNSLTPWLCASCETCTTRCPKGVDIAKIMDTLRILARKEGYQSKEPNVVNFNDIFLNCIKNKGRLQETHLAMMYNLKTRQFFKDADIGQKLFMKGKISLTSDRIKGTDVMKNIFEKSRAFLGKGE, from the coding sequence ATGATATACCAATTGAATGCCGATGTAAGAAATTTTGGGAAAGCTATATCTGAACTCAGTGATGTGGATATATATGCGTGTTACCAGTGCGGTAAGTGTACTGCAGGTTGTCCCATTGTTATGGAGATGAGCCATACCCCAAATCAGATAATGAAGTTGATTCAACTGGGACTGAAAGAGGAGGTTTTGAATTCTCTGACGCCCTGGTTGTGTGCCTCTTGCGAAACCTGCACAACCCGTTGCCCGAAAGGGGTAGACATCGCCAAGATTATGGATACCCTTAGGATACTTGCCCGCAAAGAGGGTTATCAATCTAAGGAACCAAATGTGGTAAACTTCAATGATATTTTTTTGAACTGTATAAAGAATAAGGGGAGATTACAGGAAACACATTTGGCTATGATGTATAATTTAAAAACCAGGCAGTTTTTTAAGGATGCTGATATAGGCCAGAAGTTATTTATGAAGGGAAAGATATCCCTTACCAGTGATAGAATAAAAGGGACTGATGTGATGAAAAACATCTTTGAGAAATCAAGGGCGTTTTTGGGCAAAGGGGAATAG